Genomic window (Numida meleagris isolate 19003 breed g44 Domestic line unplaced genomic scaffold, NumMel1.0 unplaced_Scaffold706, whole genome shotgun sequence):
GAGGagcttctccctcctccccgcCTTGCGCGGCTCCTTCGGGGCGGAGCGCAGAACGCTCCGGCTGCACCTGCGGGGCTACGGGGACGGAGGCGGCGTCGTCGCGGCCACCAACGCCACCCGGCCCCGTCGGCCCTTCCTGGTGGCCTCCGCGTCGCTGCGGGACCCGGAGCACCGCGTGGCCAAACGCAGCCTCCGCTGCAACCGCGACTCGGCTCTGTGCTGCCGCCGGGATCACTACGTGGATTTCCGCGCCATCGGTTGGAACGATTGGATCATCAGCCCCGAGGGCTACCAGCTCAACTACTGCGTGGGGCAGTGCCCCCTGCACGTGGCGGGCAGCCCCGGCATGGCCTCGTCCTTCCACAGCGCCGTGCTCAGCCTGGTGAAGGCCAACAACGTGCGCACGGCCGCCCACTCCTGCTGCGTCCCCACGCGCCGCCGCCCGCTCTCGCTCCTCTACTTCGACCGCAACAGCAACATCGTCAAAACCGACATCCCCGACATGATCGTGGACGCCTGCGGCTGCAGCTGACCCAGGAGGTTCCGGGGAACCCCCCACCCCTTCNNNNNNNNNNNNNNNNNNNNNNNNNNNNNNNNNNNNNNNNNNNNNNNNNNNNNNNNNNNNNNNNNNNNNNNNNNNNNNNNNNNNNNNNNNNNNNNNNNNNNNNNNNNNNNNNNNNNNNNNNNNNNNNNNNNNNNNNNNNNNNNNNNNNNNNNNNNNNNNNNNNNNNNNNNNNNNNNNNNNNNNNNNNNNNNNNNNNNNNNNNNNNNNNNNNNNNNNNNNNNNNNNNNNNNNNNNNNNNNNNNNNNNNNNNNNNNNNNNNNNNNNNNNNNNNNNNNNNNNNNNNNNNNNNNNNNNNNNNNNNNNNNNNNNNNNNNNNNNNNNNNNNNNNNNNNNNNNNNNNNNNNNNNNNNNNNNNNNNNNNNNNNNNNNNNNNNNNNNNNNNNNNNNNNNNNNNNNNNNNNNNNNNNNNNNNNNNNNNNNNNNNNNNNNNNNNNNNNNNNNNNNNNNNNNNNNNNNNNNNNNNNNNNNNNNNNNNNNNNNNNNNNNNNNNNNNNNNNNNNNNNNNNNNNNNNNNNNNNNNNNNNNNNNNNNNNNNNNNNNNNNNNNNNNNNNNNNNNNNNNNNNNNNNNNNNNNNNNNNNNNNNNNNNNNNNNNNNNNNNNNNNNNNNNNNNNNNNNNNNNNNNNNNNNNNNNNNNNNNNNNNNNNNNNNNNNNNNNNNNNNNNNNNNNNNNNNNNNNNNNNNNNNNNNNNNNNNNNNNNNNNNNNNNNNNNNNNNNNNNNNNNNNNNNNNNNNNNNNNNNNNNNNNNNNNNNNNNNNNNNNNNNNNNNNNNNNNNNNNNNNNNNNNNNNNNNNNNNNNNNNNNNNNNNNNNNNNNNNNNNNNNNNNNNNNNNNNNNNNNNNNNNNNNNNNNNNNNNNNNNNNNNNNNNNNNNNNNNNNNNNNNNNNNNNNNNNNNNNNNNNNNNNNNNNNNNNNNNNNNNNNNNNNNNNNNNNNNNNNNNNNNNNNNNNNNNNNNNNNNNNNNNNNNNNNNNNNNNNNNNNNNNNNNNNNNNNNNNNNNNNNNNNNNNNNNNNNNNNNNNNNNNNNNNNNNNNNNNNNNNNNNNNNNNNNNNNNNNNNNNNNNNNNNNNNNNNNNNNNNNNNNNNNNNNNNNNNNNNNNNNNNNNNNNNNNNNNNNNNNNNNNNNNNNNNNNNNNNNNNNNNNNNNNNNNNNNNNNNNNNNNNNNNNNNNNNNNNNNNNNNNNNNNNNNNNNNNNNNNNNNNNNNNNNNNNNNNNNNNNNNNNNNNNNNNNNNNNNNNNNNNNNNNNNNNNNNNNNNNNNNNNNNNNNNNNNNNNNNNNNNNNNNNNNNNNNNNNNNNNNNNNNNNNNNNNNNNNNNNNNNNNNNNNNNNNNNNNNNNNNNNNNNNNNNNNNNNNNNNNNNNNNNNNNNNNNNNNNNNNNNNNNNNNNNNNNNNNNNNNNNNNNNNNNNNNNNNNNNNNNNNNNNNNNNNNNNNNNNNNNNNNNNNNNNNNNNNNNNNNNNNNNNNNNNNNNNNNNNNNNNNNNNNNNNNNNNNNNNNNNNNNNNNNNNNNNNNNNNNNNNNNNNNNNNNNNNNNNNNNNNNNNNNNNNNNNNNNNNNNNNNNNNNNNNNNNNNNNNNNNNNNNNNNNNNNNNNNNNNNNNNNNNNNNNNNNNNNNNNNNNNNNNNNNNNNNNNNNNNNNNNNNNNNNNNNNNNNNNNNNNNNNNNNNNNNNNNNNNNNNNNNNNNNNNNNNNNNNNNNNNNNNNNNNNNNNNNNNNNNNNNNNNNNNNNNNNNNNNNNNNNNNNNNNNNNNNNNNNNNNNNNNNNNNNNNNNNNNNNNNNNNNNNNNNNNNNNNNNNNNNNNNNNNNNNNNNNNNNNNNNNNNNNNNNNNNNNNNNNNTCTGCGTGTGCAGCTCTCTGTGCAgggggctgcgggctgcgcTGGGTCCGATGGGTGAGCATGTCGCCCCATGGGAAGGGAGAGTGGGGGGCTTTGGGGTAGTGGGGGGTGTGTGGTGCTGCCCCGCACCGTGCCAAGGGCCGGGGGGTTTTCCTGCAGGCTTAGCCGGGGTCACTCAGCTCAGGAGCAAAGCTGCTCAGCCCCTGAAGCTCATTATGAAACGGCGTGGGGGGGGGGCACTCTCACTGCACCCACCACCTTGGCCCTATAGTGGGGCTGATCCGTGGGGAGCAAtcccccgcagcccccagggACCCTCTGCCGGCCCTCACTTTTTGCAGGGGGGGAGGGATTGCCGCCTGCTGCACCCTGGGGACACCCTCACTGCGCCAcgttggggggggggggtcggGTGATGGGAGTGgagagggaaactgaggcacggagcGCTCTGTTACGGCCGGTGTGACCTCGGGGGGGTGCGTGGGGAGCGCGGTGCGTGCTGAcacacggggacacggggaggACGCGGGTCCCTAATGCGGCGCACGCAGCTCAGAGGGGTAATCCCCGCTCAGAGGCCGCGGGGTCAGCGGCAGCACCGGGGCTCCGGCACCTTCCAGAGCGCAGTGGGGACTTGGGGGGGGGGCCGTGGGGTGGGAGCAGGCATCTGCGCGGTGCCATCCTGGGTGGGTCCCACCTGGGGGGGCTGAGCGTGTGTGCTTTGAGTGTGCCCCCCCAACCCATCCTCCCAGAAGGGCACCTGGGGCTCGGGGTGGGCTCTGGGGAGGGGGAACGGGGCAGAGGCGTGGGATGGAGTGGGGTGTGGGGGGAGTCGTGCTgcgttccccccccccccacacacaccttGTGCCCCGCTGGCACTGCCCCGCGCCGTCACGTTCTGCCTGGGAGCAGGGGGCAAAGGGCACTTTCCCCGAAATAGCCACGTTGTGTCACCGCTCTGTGACAGCGGCGGTGACCGCGCGCGGggaccaaacaaacaaacaagcagcaaagGGACACGGCCCCGNNNNNNNNNNNNNNNNNNNNNNNNNNNNNNNNNNNNNNNNNNNNNNNNNNNNNNNNNNNNNNNNNNNNNNNNNNNNNNNNNNNNNNNNNNNNNNNNNNNNNNNNNNNNNNNNNNNNNNNNNNNNNNNNNNNNNNNNNNNNNNNNNNNNNNNNNNNNNNNNNNNNNNNNNNNNNNNNNNNNNNNNNNNNNNNNNNNNNNNNNNNNNNNNNNNNNNNNNNNNNNNNNNNNNNNNNNNNNNNNNNNNNNNNNNNNNNNNNNNNNNNNNNNNNNNNNNNNNNNNNNNNNNNNNNNNNNNNNNNNNNNNNNNNNNNNNNNNNNNNNNNNNNNNNNNNNNNNNNNNNNNNNNNNNNNNNNNNNNNNNNNNNNNNNNNNNNNNNNNNNNNNNNNNNNNNNNNNNNNNNNNNNNNNNNNNNNNNNNNNNNNNNNNNNNNNNNNNNNNNNNNNNNNNNNNNNNNNNNNNNNNNNNNNNNNNNNNNNNNNNNNNNNNNNNNNNNNNNNNNNNNNNNNNNNNNNNNNNNNNNNNNNNNNNNNNNNNNNNNNNNNNNNNNNNNNNNNNNNNNNNNNNNNNNNNNNNNNNNNNNNNNNNNNNNNNNNNNNNNNNNNNNNNNNNNNNNNNNNNNNNNNNNNNNNNNNNNNNNNNNNNNNNNNNNNNNNNNNNNNNNNNNNNNNNNNNNNNNNNNNNNNNNNNNNNNNNNNNNNNNNNNNNNNNNNNNNNNNNNNNNNNNNNNNNNNNNNNNNNNNNNNNNNNNNNNNNN
Coding sequences:
- the LOC110391987 gene encoding inhibin beta E chain-like; translation: RQLLDGLRLRERPRIAHPVPRVAVARALRRLQADGPRRGDPPEDERRFEIISFAEEEPTSSPGTVLRFHLSPPPDQEVRVVQVQLWLYVRVPRGAVTNLTLSVSLVEGSGDAGAVGGGHRALLSARRVNARGSGWRSFSLLPALRGSFGAERRTLRLHLRGYGDGGGVVAATNATRPRRPFLVASASLRDPEHRVAKRSLRCNRDSALCCRRDHYVDFRAIGWNDWIISPEGYQLNYCVGQCPLHVAGSPGMASSFHSAVLSLVKANNVRTAAHSCCVPTRRRPLSLLYFDRNSNIVKTDIPDMIVDACGCS